Proteins encoded by one window of Streptacidiphilus sp. PB12-B1b:
- a CDS encoding carbohydrate binding domain-containing protein: MRRRTTARPLRTLFTGLLATAAASAGLVVSGAGTAQAATPLPAHVFAPYFEAYSGDSPATISTQSGANYETMAFIQTASKGSCTAYWNGDSSQPLTSATFGSDISAIQAKGGDVIPSFGGYTADDTGTEIADSCTSVASIAAVYESVITTYNVTRIDLDTEDNSLTDTAGITRRNQAIAQVEAWAASTGRTVQFQYTLPTTTSGLASSGLAVLKNAVANNAVVSVVNIMTFDYYDGATHEMGTDAENAATGLYSQLASLYPSKTPAQLWGMIGITLMPGIDDYGAAETTTVADASTVESWATSKGLAELSFWALERDNGGCVGTAGSDTCSGIAQGTWDFSHALEPFTSGGTVTPPPPPGNDFSLSDAPASASVAAGASTTSTVSTAVTSGSAESVSLAASGLPSGVTAAFSPASVTSGGSSTLTLSASSSAAAGTYPITITGTAASGSHTATFSLTVTSTSGGGGGSSSLVNGGFETGSLSPWTCQTGSAVVSTPVHSGSHALQVAAGSSTTGECDQTLTLQPNHSYTLSGWVQGSYAYLGVSGGATASTWSSNSSWNQLKVAFTTGSSGTVTVYVHGWYGQGNVYADDLSVS, from the coding sequence ATGAGACGGCGCACCACCGCACGACCCCTACGCACGTTGTTCACCGGCCTGCTCGCCACCGCCGCGGCCTCGGCCGGCCTGGTCGTGAGCGGCGCCGGAACCGCACAGGCGGCCACCCCACTGCCCGCCCACGTGTTCGCCCCGTACTTCGAGGCGTACAGCGGTGACAGCCCGGCCACCATCTCCACCCAGTCCGGCGCCAACTACGAGACCATGGCGTTCATCCAGACCGCCAGCAAGGGCTCGTGCACCGCCTACTGGAACGGGGACAGCAGCCAGCCGCTGACCTCGGCCACCTTCGGCAGCGACATCAGCGCCATCCAGGCCAAGGGCGGCGACGTCATCCCCTCCTTCGGCGGCTACACCGCCGACGACACCGGCACCGAGATCGCCGACAGCTGCACCAGCGTCGCCTCGATCGCCGCGGTGTACGAGTCGGTGATCACCACGTACAACGTGACCCGGATCGACCTCGACACCGAGGACAACTCGCTCACCGACACCGCCGGCATCACCCGCCGCAACCAGGCCATCGCCCAGGTCGAGGCGTGGGCGGCCAGCACCGGCCGCACCGTGCAGTTCCAGTACACCCTGCCGACCACCACCAGCGGCCTCGCCAGCAGCGGGCTGGCGGTGCTGAAGAACGCGGTCGCCAACAACGCCGTGGTCTCCGTGGTCAACATCATGACCTTCGACTACTACGACGGCGCCACCCACGAGATGGGCACCGACGCGGAGAACGCGGCGACCGGGCTGTACAGCCAGCTCGCCTCGCTCTACCCCTCGAAGACCCCCGCGCAGCTGTGGGGCATGATCGGGATCACCCTGATGCCCGGTATCGACGACTACGGCGCGGCCGAGACCACCACCGTGGCCGACGCGTCCACCGTGGAATCCTGGGCCACCAGCAAGGGCCTGGCCGAGCTGTCGTTCTGGGCGCTGGAGCGCGACAACGGCGGCTGCGTCGGCACCGCCGGCTCGGACACCTGCTCCGGCATCGCCCAGGGCACCTGGGACTTCAGCCACGCGCTGGAGCCCTTCACCAGCGGCGGCACGGTGACCCCGCCCCCGCCGCCCGGCAACGACTTCTCGCTGTCCGACGCGCCCGCCTCGGCGTCGGTCGCGGCCGGGGCCTCGACCACCTCGACCGTCAGCACCGCCGTCACCAGCGGCAGCGCCGAGAGCGTCTCCCTGGCGGCGAGCGGCCTGCCCAGCGGCGTCACGGCCGCCTTCAGCCCCGCCTCGGTGACCTCCGGCGGCAGCTCCACGCTCACCCTGAGCGCCTCCAGCAGCGCCGCGGCCGGGACCTACCCGATCACCATCACCGGCACCGCCGCCTCGGGCAGCCACACCGCGACCTTCTCGCTGACGGTCACCTCCACCAGCGGCGGCGGTGGCGGCTCCAGCAGCCTGGTGAACGGCGGTTTCGAGACCGGCAGCCTCAGCCCGTGGACCTGCCAGACCGGCAGCGCCGTGGTCAGCACCCCGGTCCACTCCGGCAGCCACGCCCTCCAGGTGGCAGCCGGCTCCTCCACCACCGGGGAGTGCGACCAGACCCTCACCCTGCAGCCCAACCACAGCTACACACTCAGCGGCTGGGTCCAGGGCAGCTACGCCTACCTCGGCGTCAGCGGCGGCGCCACCGCCAGCACCTGGTCCAGCAACAGCTCCTGGAACCAGCTCAAGGTGGCCTTCACCACCGGCTCCAGCGGCACCGTCACCGTCTACGTCCACGGCTGGTACGGCCAGGGCAACGTCTACGCCGACGACCTCAGCGTGAGCTGA
- a CDS encoding chaplin, whose amino-acid sequence MNNTLKGAVVTIAAAGALAAGAGAAFASSTATGEASNSPGVLSGNNIAVPVHVPVNLCGNSIDVVGLLNPAFGNHCANNG is encoded by the coding sequence ATGAACAACACCCTCAAGGGCGCCGTCGTCACGATCGCCGCGGCCGGTGCGCTCGCTGCCGGGGCGGGTGCGGCGTTCGCCAGCTCCACCGCGACCGGTGAGGCCAGCAACTCCCCCGGTGTCCTCTCCGGCAACAACATCGCCGTTCCGGTGCACGTCCCGGTCAACCTGTGCGGCAACAGCATCGACGTCGTCGGCCTGCTCAACCCGGCCTTCGGCAACCACTGCGCCAACAACGGCTGA
- a CDS encoding chaplin yields the protein MQNIKRSALLVTVTAGIVVGGAGAAMASSTATGAANNSPGVLSGNLIQVPVHVPVNACGNTVNVIGLLNPAFGNHCENNG from the coding sequence ATGCAGAACATCAAGCGCAGCGCCCTGCTGGTCACCGTGACCGCCGGAATCGTCGTGGGCGGCGCCGGTGCGGCCATGGCCTCCAGCACCGCCACCGGTGCGGCCAACAACTCCCCCGGCGTGCTGTCCGGCAACCTGATCCAGGTCCCGGTGCACGTCCCGGTCAACGCCTGCGGCAACACCGTGAACGTCATCGGCCTGCTCAACCCGGCCTTCGGCAACCACTGCGAGAACAACGGCTGA
- a CDS encoding chaplin: MKTGIALTAIAVGLALTGAGSAVADATATGAANNSPGFLSGNVIQVPVHIPVNLCGNSIGVVSLLNPAFGNHCSNS; the protein is encoded by the coding sequence GTGAAGACCGGCATCGCCCTCACCGCGATCGCGGTCGGCCTGGCGCTGACCGGCGCCGGCAGCGCCGTCGCCGACGCCACCGCGACCGGCGCAGCCAACAACTCGCCCGGCTTCCTCTCCGGCAATGTGATCCAGGTTCCGGTCCACATCCCGGTGAACCTCTGCGGCAACAGCATCGGCGTGGTCTCGCTGCTCAACCCGGCCTTCGGCAACCACTGCAGCAACAGCTGA
- a CDS encoding chaplin, with protein sequence MQTLLKTAAVSAAVLGVALAGAGTAAADATATGAANNSPGVLSGNLVQVPVHVPVNLCGNSIDVIGALNPAFGNHCVNNPDC encoded by the coding sequence ATGCAGACGCTCCTGAAGACCGCTGCCGTGTCCGCAGCCGTCCTCGGCGTCGCGCTGGCCGGTGCGGGCACCGCCGCCGCCGACGCCACCGCGACCGGCGCGGCCAACAACTCCCCCGGCGTGCTGTCCGGCAACCTGGTCCAGGTCCCGGTGCACGTCCCGGTGAACCTCTGCGGCAACAGCATCGACGTGATCGGCGCGCTGAACCCGGCGTTCGGCAACCACTGCGTCAACAACCCGGACTGCTGA
- a CDS encoding rodlet layer protein gives MLKKAFAAAGIAAATLAMTSAPASAIGDSDGSTLSAQGAGGTNVTGTWGDNSPNFHFLDNPNICLPEVHHVQVGLIPVQADLPIADQQSHQTCNVGQATQGAGDAPLSHLIG, from the coding sequence ATGCTGAAGAAGGCTTTCGCTGCCGCCGGTATCGCCGCCGCCACGCTCGCGATGACCTCCGCTCCCGCCTCCGCCATCGGCGACAGCGACGGGTCGACGCTGTCCGCTCAGGGCGCGGGCGGCACCAACGTCACCGGCACCTGGGGCGACAACAGCCCGAACTTCCACTTCCTGGACAACCCGAACATCTGCCTGCCCGAGGTCCACCACGTGCAGGTCGGTCTCATCCCGGTCCAGGCGGACCTGCCGATCGCCGACCAGCAGTCGCACCAGACCTGCAACGTCGGCCAGGCCACCCAGGGCGCGGGCGACGCTCCGCTGTCGCACCTGATCGGCTGA
- a CDS encoding rodlet layer protein — MIKQTLSVVGLAMTAAALVVSPAAAIGNSDGTTNSLQGAGGTNVTGTHGHNSPSHHTLENTNLCLPEVHHAQVGVLVPVQADVPVADQQLHQTCQSGQGTQGAGDGAVSHLLG; from the coding sequence ATGATCAAGCAGACCCTCTCCGTGGTCGGTCTCGCCATGACCGCAGCGGCGCTCGTCGTCTCACCGGCCGCCGCCATCGGCAACTCCGACGGCACGACCAACTCCCTCCAGGGGGCCGGGGGCACCAATGTGACCGGGACGCACGGTCACAACAGCCCCAGCCACCACACCCTGGAGAACACCAACCTCTGCCTGCCAGAGGTGCACCACGCCCAGGTCGGGGTTCTCGTCCCGGTCCAGGCGGACGTCCCGGTCGCCGACCAGCAGCTGCACCAGACCTGCCAGTCCGGGCAGGGCACGCAGGGCGCAGGCGACGGGGCCGTCTCCCACCTCCTCGGCTGA
- a CDS encoding rodlet layer protein — MLKQALSVVGLAAGAVAIVVSPAAAIGNSDGSTTSLQGAGGTNVTGTHGDNSPNFHTLDNPNICLPEIHHVQVGLVPVQADLPIADQQLHQTCNVGHTTQGAGDGALSHLIG; from the coding sequence ATGCTGAAGCAGGCCCTCTCCGTCGTCGGTCTCGCCGCGGGCGCTGTCGCCATCGTCGTCTCCCCGGCCGCCGCCATCGGCAACTCCGACGGCTCGACCACCTCCCTCCAGGGCGCGGGCGGCACCAACGTCACCGGCACCCACGGCGACAACAGCCCCAACTTCCACACCCTGGACAACCCGAACATCTGCCTGCCGGAGATCCACCACGTGCAGGTCGGCCTCGTCCCCGTCCAGGCGGACCTGCCCATCGCGGACCAGCAGCTGCACCAGACCTGCAACGTCGGCCACACCACCCAGGGTGCGGGCGACGGCGCCCTGTCGCACCTCATCGGCTGA